The Shewanella sp. NFH-SH190041 genome has a window encoding:
- a CDS encoding sensor histidine kinase, translating into MLAEPLQSPTGGYLPGSVSHRANQAATLSCQVDDLLQAMPSGIVLIDETGLVTHANPVALDLLGEPLTGQRWRDIITRAFAPQDDDGHEVSLQNGRRVKLAMTPLTANQGQMIVLTDLTETRLLQKNLAHLQRLSALGKMVASLAHQVRTPLSAALLYASNLASPALSQHARDKFQHKLIDRLNDLEQQVNDMLLMARGRQDAMAEPLTLGDICTRVQENCEAILNRRNVVLTLDNTSQGYLLGNSSALSSAVGNLVINSLEAGADQIALVGRQSENQLQLSVRDNGSGLSAQLQQKVLEPFFTTKSQGTGLGLAVVQSVVHQHGGSLTLNCEADVGCVVTVALPCQGAYMPSEVQHSDLMEDA; encoded by the coding sequence ATGTTGGCAGAACCACTGCAATCACCGACCGGGGGCTATCTCCCCGGTTCGGTTTCCCATCGCGCCAATCAGGCGGCGACTCTTAGCTGCCAGGTTGATGACCTGCTTCAGGCGATGCCATCCGGTATTGTGCTTATCGATGAAACTGGCTTGGTGACCCATGCTAATCCTGTTGCCCTTGACTTGCTTGGCGAGCCTTTAACCGGTCAGCGCTGGCGCGATATTATTACCCGTGCTTTTGCGCCTCAGGATGATGATGGTCATGAGGTCTCACTGCAAAATGGGCGTCGAGTAAAATTGGCGATGACCCCATTAACGGCAAATCAAGGGCAGATGATTGTGTTAACGGATCTGACTGAGACGCGGTTACTGCAGAAAAATCTGGCCCATCTGCAACGTTTGTCAGCATTGGGAAAAATGGTGGCATCTCTAGCACACCAGGTGCGCACCCCATTGTCTGCCGCGCTATTGTACGCATCAAACCTTGCCAGTCCGGCGTTATCTCAACATGCCCGGGATAAATTTCAGCACAAATTAATTGATCGACTCAATGACCTAGAGCAACAGGTCAATGACATGCTATTGATGGCCAGAGGTCGTCAGGATGCGATGGCTGAGCCATTAACCTTAGGGGATATTTGTACCCGGGTGCAGGAAAACTGTGAAGCCATACTTAATCGCCGTAACGTCGTATTAACCCTAGATAATACCAGTCAGGGGTATTTGCTGGGCAATAGCTCTGCACTGAGCTCTGCGGTGGGCAATCTGGTGATAAATAGCCTGGAAGCCGGCGCTGATCAGATAGCGTTGGTGGGGCGGCAATCGGAAAATCAATTACAACTGTCGGTACGGGATAATGGCAGTGGTCTGTCAGCGCAATTACAGCAAAAAGTTCTCGAGCCTTTTTTTACCACGAAATCTCAAGGGACTGGATTGGGGTTAGCTGTGGTGCAGTCTGTGGTGCACCAGCATGGCGGCAGTTTGACACTGAACTGTGAGGCTGATGTTGGTTGTGTTGTTACGGTAGCACTGCCGTGTCAGGGCGCCTATATGCCCTCTGAGGTGCAACACAGTGATTTGATGGAGGATGCATGA
- the fliE gene encoding flagellar hook-basal body complex protein FliE: MQLGTNPLLAEMQVLKGEVAPSAGIAANPIQQINNHSGEDFGALLAQAVGQVSQLQSHSAQMATALELGDPTVTLSDTVIAREKASVAFEATVQVRNKLVEAYKEIMSMPV; this comes from the coding sequence ATGCAATTGGGAACGAATCCATTGCTGGCAGAGATGCAGGTGTTGAAAGGAGAAGTGGCTCCCAGTGCCGGTATTGCCGCGAATCCCATACAGCAGATCAATAATCACAGTGGTGAAGATTTCGGTGCCCTGTTAGCCCAAGCCGTTGGCCAAGTCAGCCAGTTGCAGTCTCACTCCGCGCAAATGGCGACTGCATTAGAGCTGGGGGATCCTACCGTGACATTATCCGATACCGTGATTGCGCGGGAAAAAGCCAGTGTTGCTTTTGAAGCCACAGTGCAGGTCCGCAATAAGCTGGTGGAAGCCTACAAAGAAATTATGAGTATGCCGGTATAA
- a CDS encoding sigma-54-dependent transcriptional regulator: MAEARILLVEDDNALREALLDTLQLAQYECMQVSCAEDAVVALKNAAFDMVISDVQMPGIGGIALLEHMQQYYPKIPVLLMTAYATVHKAVSAIKLGAVDYLAKPFAPEVLLNQVSRYLLPVQDTCQPVVADEKSQALLTLAQRVANSDASVMITGPSGSGKEVLARFIHQHSCRNQAPFVAINCAAIPENMLEATLFGYEKGAFTGAYQACPGKFEQAQGGTLLLDEISEMDLALQAKLLRVLQEREVERLGGRKTIKLDVRVLATSNRDLKAMAEAGKFREDLYYRINVFPLAWPALHQRPKDILPLAEFLLQRHGHHSGVTPVPQLDDTARRRLLSHRWPGNVRELDNVMHRAMILATAGVITADDIILDSTAAGIPNEPEQSQIMDEPEGLGRELQAQEHVIILETLAQCQGSRKLVAEKLGISARTLRYKMAKMRDMGIAIPG, translated from the coding sequence ATGGCTGAAGCACGGATTTTATTAGTAGAAGACGATAATGCTCTACGGGAAGCACTGCTTGATACGCTGCAATTGGCTCAGTATGAATGTATGCAGGTCAGCTGCGCTGAAGATGCGGTGGTGGCGCTGAAAAATGCCGCATTTGATATGGTGATAAGTGATGTGCAGATGCCGGGTATTGGTGGCATCGCGCTGCTGGAGCATATGCAACAGTATTACCCCAAAATCCCAGTATTGCTGATGACCGCCTATGCCACGGTACATAAAGCGGTTAGTGCCATTAAACTCGGCGCGGTGGATTATCTTGCCAAACCCTTTGCTCCTGAAGTGCTGCTGAATCAGGTGAGCCGTTACCTGTTGCCGGTACAGGATACCTGTCAGCCTGTGGTGGCTGATGAAAAAAGTCAGGCTTTATTGACGCTGGCTCAACGGGTTGCCAACTCGGACGCCTCTGTGATGATCACAGGTCCCAGTGGCAGTGGTAAAGAGGTACTGGCTCGTTTTATCCATCAGCACAGTTGTCGAAATCAGGCTCCGTTTGTAGCCATTAATTGTGCTGCTATTCCGGAAAATATGCTCGAAGCAACCTTGTTTGGTTATGAAAAAGGAGCATTTACCGGTGCTTACCAAGCCTGTCCGGGAAAATTTGAACAAGCTCAGGGGGGGACGCTGCTGCTAGATGAAATCTCGGAAATGGATTTAGCGTTACAGGCAAAATTATTGCGGGTACTGCAGGAGCGTGAAGTCGAGCGGCTGGGTGGGCGTAAAACCATCAAATTGGATGTGCGGGTTTTGGCTACCTCTAACAGGGACTTAAAAGCCATGGCGGAGGCGGGTAAATTCCGTGAGGATCTTTATTACCGTATCAATGTGTTTCCGTTGGCTTGGCCTGCATTACATCAGCGGCCTAAGGATATTTTACCTCTGGCAGAGTTTTTACTGCAGCGTCATGGTCATCATTCCGGCGTGACACCAGTACCACAGCTTGATGATACAGCCCGGCGCCGTTTACTGAGTCACAGGTGGCCGGGTAATGTGCGTGAGCTAGATAATGTGATGCATCGCGCCATGATTTTAGCTACAGCTGGGGTCATTACTGCTGATGATATTATCCTTGACTCAACTGCCGCGGGCATACCTAATGAACCAGAACAAAGCCAGATAATGGATGAGCCTGAAGGGCTGGGACGAGAGTTACAAGCTCAGGAGCATGTGATTATTTTGGAAACTCTGGCTCAGTGTCAGGGGAGCCGTAAACTGGTGGCAGAAAAACTGGGAATAAGCGCTCGAACCCTGAGATATAAGATGGCTAAAATGCGGGATATGGGGATTGCTATTCCCGGTTGA
- a CDS encoding flagella biosynthesis chaperone for FliD, FliT produces MSAMTELTETMLGETQHVEIKIEGGFAQADKLLELVNRLADLPAEDPCADGLVEEIAELIVQRQMFIDSILADDCAGQNAELIRALLDETQALTYQCQPLLAHRQALLHLGHRHKQQVSIYKTIDANR; encoded by the coding sequence ATGTCTGCGATGACTGAGCTTACTGAGACTATGTTAGGAGAGACTCAGCACGTTGAAATTAAGATTGAAGGCGGTTTTGCTCAGGCAGATAAATTGCTCGAGCTTGTTAATCGATTAGCCGATTTACCGGCAGAAGATCCTTGTGCTGATGGTTTAGTTGAGGAGATTGCTGAGCTGATTGTACAGCGGCAAATGTTTATTGATTCCATTCTGGCAGATGATTGCGCCGGACAAAATGCTGAGCTTATTCGCGCATTATTGGATGAAACCCAGGCATTAACGTATCAGTGTCAACCATTACTGGCACACCGTCAGGCATTACTCCATCTCGGTCACAGGCATAAACAACAAGTCTCCATTTATAAAACCATAGATGCTAACAGGTAG
- the fliG gene encoding flagellar motor switch protein FliG, with amino-acid sequence MAEANKDGGNPKEKFKVSDLSGVEKTAILLLSLSESDAASIMKYLEPKQVQKVGMAMAGMKDFGQEKLIAVHRLFLDEIQKYSNIGFNSEEFVRKALTVALGEDKAGNLIEQIVMGGGARGLESLKWMDARQVTTIIQNEHPQIQTIVLSYLEPDQAAEIFSQFPENTRLDLLMRIANLEEVQPAALQELNDIMEKQFAGQGGAQAAKMGGMQSAASIMNYLDTALENQLMENMREADEDMAQQIQDLMFVFDNLIDVDDRGIQALLRDVQQEVLMKALKGADDALQDKILSNMSKRAADMLRDDLAAMGPIRISDVEVAQKDILAVARRLSESGEIMLGGGGGDKFL; translated from the coding sequence ATGGCTGAGGCAAATAAAGATGGGGGCAACCCCAAAGAGAAATTTAAGGTTAGTGATCTATCCGGGGTGGAAAAAACGGCCATTTTGCTGCTGAGTCTCAGTGAGTCTGATGCTGCATCCATAATGAAATATCTGGAGCCTAAGCAGGTGCAGAAAGTTGGGATGGCCATGGCCGGAATGAAGGACTTTGGGCAGGAAAAGCTGATTGCTGTTCATCGTTTGTTTCTGGATGAAATTCAAAAATATTCCAATATCGGGTTTAACAGTGAGGAGTTTGTCCGCAAGGCGCTGACGGTGGCGCTGGGTGAGGATAAAGCCGGAAACTTAATCGAGCAGATTGTGATGGGCGGTGGAGCTAGAGGGTTAGAGTCATTGAAGTGGATGGATGCCCGGCAGGTTACCACCATTATTCAAAATGAACACCCTCAGATCCAAACTATTGTGCTGTCATATTTAGAGCCAGATCAGGCCGCGGAGATTTTCTCTCAGTTCCCGGAAAACACTCGCTTGGATTTGCTGATGCGGATTGCCAATCTGGAAGAGGTACAACCGGCGGCGCTGCAGGAGCTGAACGATATTATGGAGAAACAGTTTGCCGGTCAGGGAGGCGCGCAGGCCGCTAAGATGGGCGGCATGCAGTCGGCCGCCAGCATTATGAATTATCTTGATACGGCATTGGAAAATCAGCTGATGGAAAATATGCGTGAAGCTGATGAGGATATGGCGCAGCAAATCCAGGATTTGATGTTTGTATTTGATAATTTGATTGATGTAGATGACAGAGGCATTCAAGCGCTACTGCGGGATGTGCAGCAAGAAGTATTGATGAAGGCTCTGAAAGGGGCTGATGATGCGCTGCAGGATAAGATCCTCAGTAATATGTCGAAACGAGCGGCTGATATGTTGCGTGACGATTTGGCGGCGATGGGGCCTATCCGGATCAGCGATGTGGAGGTGGCACAAAAAGATATTCTGGCGGTTGCCCGGCGTCTGTCTGAGTCCGGCGAAATCATGTTAGGTGGAGGCGGCGGTGACAAGTTCTTGTGA
- the fliD gene encoding flagellar filament capping protein FliD yields the protein MALTATGIGSGLDITNIVNVLVDAEKLPKEAAFNKAEDSIKAKVSAIGSLKSDLSAFQTALAKLADGTGLESRKVETGDSQYFTATADKKAQSGTYNIQVTQLAQAHKVAGSAVADQTLAVGEGTLAFTVTGSSFNVAVAGTDNLVDIAAKINEAPDNSGVTATVITSDAGSRLVFSADNTGVDNQISVTATDTTGAGLGNMFNGGALTQLTAPANAIVSIDNQQVTSQSNRVSGAITGVTLDLTQAGSNQTGMLKISRDTETVKNNLTEFVDAYNKLMTSVETLSGYKPDSDRPLQGDAMVRSLASQVRNMVSDRVDQAGGGSIGLFDIGISVDRFGTMTVNNSTLDTALADNMTGVEQLFSTPVTGLGNRLDALAEEYVKTGGVLDSRDSILSGEQRRLDDQKLVFSRKMEQLEARLLKQFNAMDLVVASLNQQSTGLAERLNSLPGVLGR from the coding sequence ATGGCACTAACGGCAACAGGCATTGGCTCCGGTCTTGATATTACCAACATTGTGAATGTGTTGGTGGATGCTGAAAAACTGCCTAAAGAGGCGGCGTTTAATAAGGCCGAAGACAGTATTAAGGCCAAAGTCTCTGCCATTGGCTCGTTAAAAAGTGACCTATCAGCTTTTCAGACTGCACTGGCTAAGCTGGCTGATGGTACTGGATTGGAATCCCGTAAAGTGGAAACGGGGGATAGTCAGTATTTCACCGCTACGGCAGATAAAAAAGCGCAGTCGGGTACCTACAATATCCAAGTGACACAGTTGGCCCAAGCTCATAAAGTGGCCGGCAGTGCTGTTGCGGATCAGACGCTGGCGGTAGGGGAAGGGACACTGGCATTTACCGTGACAGGAAGCAGCTTTAATGTCGCAGTGGCTGGCACTGATAATCTCGTTGATATTGCAGCCAAAATTAATGAGGCACCTGATAATAGTGGCGTTACAGCTACTGTGATTACTAGTGATGCCGGCAGCCGTTTGGTATTCAGTGCGGATAATACTGGGGTGGATAACCAGATTAGTGTGACCGCGACAGATACGACAGGTGCCGGACTTGGCAATATGTTCAATGGGGGGGCGTTAACCCAGTTAACTGCACCGGCCAATGCCATTGTGTCTATCGATAATCAGCAGGTGACGTCTCAGAGCAATCGGGTCTCTGGTGCGATTACCGGGGTGACATTGGATTTAACACAAGCGGGTAGTAATCAGACCGGGATGCTGAAGATTAGCCGGGATACTGAGACGGTTAAAAACAATCTTACCGAGTTTGTTGATGCCTATAACAAGCTGATGACCTCGGTAGAAACGTTATCAGGTTATAAACCTGACAGTGACCGGCCATTGCAGGGAGATGCCATGGTAAGGTCATTAGCATCTCAAGTGCGCAATATGGTCAGCGATCGGGTTGATCAAGCTGGTGGCGGCAGTATCGGCTTGTTTGATATTGGCATCAGCGTTGATCGCTTTGGCACTATGACGGTCAATAACAGCACCTTAGATACGGCGCTGGCAGATAATATGACTGGGGTAGAGCAGCTATTTTCTACTCCTGTGACGGGACTGGGCAATCGACTGGATGCGTTGGCTGAAGAGTATGTTAAAACCGGTGGTGTATTAGATAGCCGCGATTCTATTTTAAGCGGAGAGCAGCGACGGTTGGATGATCAAAAGTTAGTTTTTTCACGCAAAATGGAGCAGTTAGAAGCAAGATTGCTTAAACAATTCAATGCGATGGACTTGGTGGTGGCGAGCCTAAATCAACAAAGTACCGGCCTTGCTGAGCGGCTCAATTCTTTGCCTGGCGTATTGGGCCGGTGA
- the fliS gene encoding flagellar export chaperone FliS, whose product MRGSLRSYRKVSLDSEIAIASPHRIIQLMFSGALERLAQSRYAIEQGDVVNKGIFIGKAIGIINGLNNSLNMEDGGEIAINLNALYDFLLRRISEANMNNDARAIDDVMDILRTLKEGWDAIPADKHYLTTQNEAV is encoded by the coding sequence ATGAGAGGATCACTGCGTTCATACCGCAAAGTATCACTGGACAGTGAAATTGCAATTGCTTCCCCCCATCGGATTATCCAGTTGATGTTTTCCGGTGCATTAGAACGATTGGCACAAAGCCGCTATGCCATTGAGCAGGGCGATGTTGTTAACAAGGGCATTTTTATCGGCAAGGCTATCGGCATAATCAACGGTTTGAATAATAGTTTAAACATGGAAGATGGCGGGGAAATCGCTATAAATCTCAATGCACTATATGATTTTTTGCTGCGTCGTATTTCAGAGGCGAATATGAATAATGATGCACGTGCCATTGATGATGTGATGGATATTTTACGAACCTTAAAAGAAGGATGGGATGCCATTCCTGCCGATAAACATTATTTAACTACCCAAAATGAGGCAGTTTGA
- a CDS encoding sigma-54 dependent transcriptional regulator, producing MMHTEQRILLVSKASERITRLSCIFEFLGEDFEIIPPETLTSHLAHTRFRAVVLSLAFIEMEQAKSLAAQYPWQPFLILGEPHSVLAANIIGRIDEPFNYPQLTELLHFCQVFGQAKRADIPTSGNQTKLFRSLVGRSQGIANVRHLISQVASSDATVLVLGQSGTGKEVVARNIHYLSSRREGPFIPVNCGAIPPELLESELFGHEKGSFTGAISARKGRFELAEGGTLFLDEIGDMPLQMQVKLLRVLQERVFERVGGTKTLQADVRVVAATHRDLEQMIAQNLFREDLYYRLNVFPIEMPSLCERSEDIPLLLQELVSRVYNEGRGKVRFTQRAIDSLKEHRWTGNVRELSNLIERLSILYPGGLVDVNDLPMKYRHIDVPEYQVEISEAQQERDALAAVFSDENPVELPEGRYPNELPPEGLNLKDLLAEMEIDMIRQALEQQDNVVARAAEMLGIRRTTLVEKMRKYGMSKE from the coding sequence ATGATGCACACAGAACAACGAATTTTACTTGTCTCCAAGGCGTCAGAGCGTATTACTCGCTTGTCATGTATTTTTGAGTTTTTGGGTGAGGATTTTGAGATTATCCCACCTGAGACCCTAACTTCACATCTTGCCCATACCCGATTTCGGGCAGTGGTACTCTCTTTGGCGTTTATTGAGATGGAGCAGGCCAAATCACTGGCGGCTCAATATCCTTGGCAACCCTTTTTAATTTTAGGGGAGCCTCACTCCGTACTCGCGGCCAATATTATTGGTCGTATTGATGAGCCATTTAATTATCCGCAATTAACCGAATTACTTCATTTTTGTCAGGTGTTTGGTCAGGCCAAACGAGCAGATATCCCAACGAGTGGTAACCAGACTAAGTTATTTCGCAGTTTGGTTGGCCGCAGTCAAGGTATTGCCAATGTTCGCCATTTAATCAGCCAGGTTGCTAGCTCAGATGCTACCGTCTTAGTGCTTGGGCAGTCTGGTACCGGCAAAGAGGTCGTCGCTCGCAATATTCATTATCTTTCTTCACGCCGGGAAGGCCCCTTTATTCCAGTTAACTGTGGCGCGATCCCCCCTGAGTTACTGGAAAGTGAGCTGTTTGGTCATGAAAAAGGTTCATTTACAGGAGCCATTAGTGCTCGTAAAGGCCGTTTTGAATTGGCTGAGGGTGGCACTTTATTTCTGGATGAAATTGGCGATATGCCATTGCAGATGCAGGTGAAATTACTGCGAGTGTTGCAGGAGCGGGTCTTCGAGCGGGTGGGCGGCACCAAAACCTTGCAGGCAGATGTCCGCGTTGTCGCTGCGACGCATCGGGATTTGGAGCAGATGATTGCGCAAAACCTGTTCCGGGAAGATCTGTATTACCGTTTGAATGTGTTTCCCATTGAAATGCCGTCATTATGTGAACGTAGTGAAGATATTCCTTTGCTGCTGCAAGAGTTGGTCAGCCGAGTCTATAACGAAGGGCGTGGCAAAGTGCGGTTTACCCAGCGTGCGATTGATTCTCTTAAAGAGCACCGTTGGACTGGCAATGTTCGTGAACTGTCTAACCTGATAGAGCGACTCAGTATTCTTTATCCGGGTGGCTTGGTCGATGTGAACGATCTGCCGATGAAATACCGACATATTGATGTACCGGAATATCAGGTGGAGATCAGTGAAGCGCAACAGGAACGAGATGCGCTGGCGGCCGTATTCAGTGATGAAAATCCGGTAGAGTTACCTGAGGGGCGCTACCCCAATGAATTGCCTCCGGAAGGATTGAACCTGAAAGATTTGCTGGCGGAAATGGAGATAGACATGATCCGTCAAGCCCTAGAGCAGCAAGATAATGTGGTGGCTAGGGCGGCAGAAATGTTGGGGATCCGACGTACAACCCTAGTGGAGAAAATGCGTAAGTACGGGATGAGTAAAGAATAA
- a CDS encoding flagellar assembly protein FliH, translating to MTSSCDQTSDSENGVEHDVNTAIAATDTSSETTDFSHWQLPDISAERPHSSSDVFGRRGEDCSVNRDGGQVMPPTLAEIEQIRQAAEQEGFSQGQEQGYQAGFAQGQETGQSEGFNVGQAQGQQAGYDAGFAQGQAAAQTLSAIAAQLAEPLALLDSEIEVELLQLTQALTRAVVGHELTTHPKHILAVLRQGIAALPLQRRDIHLRLHPDDAALVRGAYSAEQLSRLQWDIEPAPELTRGGCEIRAQRACVDVTLQTRLSQALADVTAKTDVLNQQAPLAEEDDTASETGDSAAENHGSDDSVVGDISSAPETTDKRQDNITMSDSDENVSMTAEAEAEAEAEAEAEAEAEAEAEDMGHGADESTEDDNSAKPEGGDE from the coding sequence GTGACAAGTTCTTGTGATCAAACCTCTGATAGTGAAAATGGTGTGGAACATGATGTCAACACAGCGATAGCGGCAACTGACACGTCAAGTGAAACTACTGATTTCAGCCATTGGCAATTACCGGATATTTCTGCTGAGAGGCCACATAGTAGCAGTGATGTTTTTGGTCGCCGGGGAGAGGATTGTAGCGTAAATCGAGATGGCGGACAGGTGATGCCGCCGACCTTAGCCGAGATTGAGCAGATCCGTCAGGCCGCGGAGCAGGAAGGTTTTAGCCAGGGGCAAGAACAAGGCTACCAAGCGGGCTTTGCTCAGGGGCAAGAAACTGGTCAGTCAGAAGGTTTTAATGTTGGTCAAGCGCAGGGACAACAGGCCGGTTATGACGCGGGGTTTGCCCAAGGCCAGGCAGCTGCTCAGACGTTGTCAGCAATAGCGGCGCAGTTAGCTGAGCCGTTGGCACTTTTGGATAGTGAAATCGAGGTTGAGCTACTACAGCTGACCCAAGCATTGACTCGCGCTGTGGTTGGTCATGAGTTGACCACTCATCCTAAGCATATATTAGCTGTATTGCGCCAAGGTATCGCAGCTTTGCCATTGCAACGGCGGGACATTCATTTGCGATTACATCCGGATGACGCGGCATTAGTGCGCGGTGCATATTCTGCCGAGCAGTTATCTCGCTTGCAGTGGGATATTGAGCCAGCGCCTGAGTTAACCCGTGGTGGCTGTGAAATCAGGGCTCAGCGCGCTTGCGTTGATGTCACCCTGCAGACGCGATTAAGTCAGGCCCTTGCTGATGTTACGGCAAAAACGGACGTTTTAAACCAACAGGCACCATTAGCTGAGGAAGATGACACGGCCTCTGAAACAGGTGATAGCGCTGCTGAAAATCATGGTTCTGATGATTCGGTTGTGGGCGATATCAGCAGTGCACCTGAAACAACTGATAAACGACAAGACAATATCACTATGTCTGATAGTGATGAAAATGTGTCAATGACTGCAGAAGCAGAAGCAGAAGCAGAAGCAGAAGCAGAAGCAGAAGCAGAAGCAGAAGCAGAAGCAGAAGACATGGGGCATGGGGCTGATGAGTCTACTGAAGATGACAATTCAGCGAAGCCGGAGGGCGGCGATGAGTGA
- the fliF gene encoding flagellar basal-body MS-ring/collar protein FliF has translation MVVGESGVVTTDEGGTVQENKSGLAGLGSVDVLRQLAMVLALAICLAVAVFIMFWAQEPDYRPLGKMNTEQMVSVLDVLDKHRIDYQLDLDVVKVPDDKYQDVKMLLSREGVEATDNQEDYLSKDSGFGVSQRMEQARLKASQEMNLARAIAELNSVNRAKVILALPKENVFSRHRSKPSATVVLTTRRAGLEQGEVDAVVDIVASAVDGMEPSRVTVTDAHGRLLNSGSQSGVSARARREQELVQQKEAEYRAKIESILIPILGPENFTSQVDVNLDFTAVEQTAKRYNPDLPALRSEMTVENSSSTGSAGGIPGALTNQPPMASTIPEQVDEKETAANSSGSRHKEATRNYELDTVISHTRQQVGTLRRVSVSVAVDFKPGPEGENGEITRVPRTAEEMANIRRLLEGAIGFSAERGDAIEVVTVPFMDQLIEAAPEPPLWEQPWFWRTVKLAIGTLVILVLILTVIRPMLRRLMSPQSAELPPEPALGNELAEIEDQYAADTLGMLKQAEAEYSYADDGSIQIPDLHKDDDMIKSIRALVANEPELSTQVVKGWLAENG, from the coding sequence ATGGTAGTGGGCGAAAGTGGTGTGGTCACCACTGATGAGGGTGGGACTGTCCAGGAAAATAAATCCGGTTTGGCAGGGCTTGGCAGTGTGGATGTTTTGCGCCAGCTCGCAATGGTTCTGGCGTTAGCAATCTGTCTGGCGGTGGCGGTATTTATTATGTTTTGGGCTCAGGAGCCGGATTATCGGCCACTGGGGAAAATGAATACCGAGCAGATGGTGTCGGTGCTCGATGTGCTGGATAAACACCGTATTGATTATCAGCTGGATCTTGATGTGGTGAAGGTGCCGGATGATAAATATCAGGATGTGAAAATGTTGCTATCCCGTGAGGGAGTCGAAGCAACTGATAATCAGGAAGATTACCTTAGTAAAGATTCTGGGTTTGGGGTTAGCCAGCGGATGGAGCAGGCCCGGCTGAAAGCCAGTCAGGAGATGAATCTTGCCCGGGCGATTGCCGAGCTGAACAGTGTTAACCGGGCCAAGGTGATTTTAGCACTACCAAAAGAAAATGTGTTTTCCCGTCACCGTTCTAAACCCAGTGCCACCGTGGTGTTGACGACCCGTCGAGCCGGGTTAGAGCAGGGGGAAGTGGATGCTGTGGTCGACATTGTCGCTTCTGCTGTTGATGGTATGGAACCCAGTCGAGTGACGGTGACTGATGCCCATGGTCGGCTGTTAAATTCCGGTTCCCAAAGTGGGGTCTCTGCCCGCGCTCGGCGAGAGCAGGAACTCGTTCAGCAAAAAGAAGCGGAATATCGCGCCAAGATTGAATCGATTTTGATCCCGATTCTGGGCCCAGAAAATTTTACCTCCCAAGTGGATGTTAATCTGGATTTTACTGCGGTTGAGCAAACGGCCAAACGTTATAACCCAGATTTGCCAGCACTGCGCAGTGAGATGACGGTGGAAAACAGCTCCAGTACCGGCTCAGCGGGGGGCATTCCCGGTGCATTAACCAATCAACCGCCAATGGCGTCCACTATACCTGAACAGGTCGACGAAAAGGAAACCGCTGCGAATAGCAGTGGCTCGCGCCATAAAGAAGCCACGCGCAATTATGAATTGGATACGGTTATTAGTCATACCCGACAGCAGGTTGGCACATTACGCCGGGTTAGTGTGTCTGTTGCTGTGGATTTTAAACCTGGACCAGAAGGTGAAAATGGTGAAATTACCCGGGTACCACGTACTGCAGAAGAGATGGCAAATATCCGCCGTTTGCTGGAAGGGGCGATTGGTTTTAGTGCGGAGCGGGGGGATGCCATTGAGGTGGTAACAGTGCCTTTTATGGATCAACTGATCGAAGCCGCCCCTGAGCCACCATTATGGGAGCAACCCTGGTTTTGGCGCACAGTAAAATTAGCGATAGGCACATTAGTTATTTTGGTCCTGATCCTGACGGTGATCCGTCCTATGTTGCGTCGATTGATGAGTCCTCAGTCAGCCGAATTGCCGCCAGAGCCGGCTTTGGGTAATGAGTTGGCGGAGATAGAAGATCAATATGCTGCGGATACGCTTGGTATGCTGAAACAGGCTGAGGCGGAATACTCTTACGCTGATGATGGCTCGATTCAAATTCCAGATTTGCATAAAGATGATGACATGATCAAATCCATCAGAGCTTTGGTGGCGAATGAACCCGAACTGTCCACTCAGGTGGTAAAAGGATGGCTGGCAGAAAATGGCTGA